From the Phycisphaeraceae bacterium genome, one window contains:
- the mce gene encoding methylmalonyl-CoA epimerase, with protein sequence MLDAKAVNHLGIAVRSIEDHRAYYEGVLGAEFEMIEEVPEQKVRVGFFKVGDVRLELLEPTSEDSPISGFLEKRGEGLHHVAYEVTDLEGRLAKLKAEGVRLIDETPRSGAHGMKIAFLHPKASKGVLTELCEPKAH encoded by the coding sequence ATGTTGGACGCGAAAGCTGTGAATCATCTTGGGATTGCGGTGCGGTCGATCGAGGATCACCGGGCATACTACGAGGGGGTGTTGGGGGCTGAGTTTGAGATGATTGAGGAGGTTCCTGAGCAGAAGGTTCGGGTGGGATTTTTCAAGGTGGGTGATGTGCGGCTGGAGTTGTTGGAGCCGACGAGTGAGGACTCGCCGATCTCGGGTTTTCTGGAGAAGCGGGGCGAGGGTCTGCATCATGTTGCTTATGAGGTGACGGACCTGGAGGGGCGTTTGGCGAAGCTCAAGGCGGAGGGGGTTCGGTTGATTGATGAGACGCCGAGGAGCGGGGCGCACGGGATGAAGATTGCGTTTTTGCATCCCAAGGCGTCGAAGGGTGTGTTGACGGAGTTGTGTGAGCCCAAGGCGCACTGA
- a CDS encoding OadG family protein: MSVLMLASTGGVQTGLLLMVVGMGVVFGSLLMLMTVVALMQRVLAEAPAVVVTPPREPTPVVAASSGGGVDGALVAVLTAAATAALGRQARIHGVRLVARRDRAWAQQGRRSIMTSHRPQRRRGE; this comes from the coding sequence ATGAGTGTGTTGATGCTGGCGAGTACTGGGGGGGTCCAGACCGGCCTGCTGCTGATGGTGGTGGGTATGGGGGTGGTGTTTGGCTCGCTGCTTATGTTGATGACGGTGGTGGCGTTGATGCAGCGTGTTCTTGCGGAGGCTCCAGCGGTTGTCGTTACGCCTCCCCGTGAGCCGACGCCTGTGGTTGCAGCGTCATCAGGGGGCGGGGTTGATGGGGCGTTGGTCGCGGTGTTGACTGCGGCGGCGACGGCGGCGCTGGGTCGTCAGGCGAGGATTCATGGCGTGCGGCTGGTTGCGCGTCGTGATCGTGCCTGGGCTCAGCAGGGACGGCGTTCGATCATGACCTCACACCGGCCGCAGCGAAGGCGCGGCGAGTAA
- a CDS encoding acyl-CoA carboxylase subunit beta translates to MAESAARRGMTVAERIEELRSRKKKLLEMGGADRIAKQHKAGKLSARERVDLLLDEGSFQEQYGFAQHRCTHFGMEGKDLPADGVITGCGTVNGRLMHVASQDFTVVGGASGEVHCDKVVAMMKDSLKTGSPFIFVNDSGGARIQEGIDSLAAYGRIFYHNVLLSGVVPQISLICGPCAGGAAYAPALTDFIIQTKKAQMFITGPSVIKQVTGEDVTAEQLGGPEAQMAYSGVVHFVAEDDEHAVAICKDLLSYLPSNNVEDAPEAPTAESLGLDESLNDLIPDNSKQAYDMHEVIKRVVDGGKYLEIQATYAQNIIICFARINGRSVGIIANQPKVKAGCLDIDASDKSSRFIRFCNAFNIPLVTLVDVPGFMPGVEQEYGGIIRHGAKMLFVYSAATVPKIAVILRKAYGGAYLAMSGKDLGTDRCAAWPTAEIAVMGAEGAAGVVFRREIDAADDPAAKRAELIERYRETFSTPYVAGGRRMVDEVIEPAATRRYLAMALDSLVTKRELRPEKKHGLIPL, encoded by the coding sequence ATGGCTGAGAGTGCGGCACGACGAGGGATGACGGTCGCTGAGCGTATTGAGGAGCTGCGGTCGCGGAAGAAGAAGCTGCTGGAGATGGGCGGGGCTGATCGCATTGCGAAGCAGCACAAGGCGGGGAAGTTGTCGGCGCGTGAGCGCGTGGACCTGCTGTTGGATGAGGGTTCGTTTCAGGAGCAGTACGGTTTTGCGCAGCATCGTTGCACGCACTTTGGGATGGAGGGGAAGGACCTGCCGGCGGATGGTGTGATCACGGGGTGTGGAACGGTCAATGGTCGGCTGATGCATGTGGCATCGCAGGATTTTACGGTGGTGGGCGGGGCATCGGGCGAGGTTCACTGCGACAAGGTGGTCGCGATGATGAAGGACTCGCTGAAGACGGGTTCGCCGTTTATTTTTGTGAATGATTCGGGCGGGGCTCGGATCCAGGAGGGGATTGACAGTCTGGCGGCGTATGGCCGGATTTTCTATCACAACGTGCTCTTGTCGGGTGTTGTTCCGCAGATCTCGCTGATCTGCGGGCCGTGTGCGGGTGGTGCTGCGTATGCGCCCGCGCTGACGGACTTCATCATTCAGACGAAGAAAGCGCAGATGTTCATAACGGGTCCGTCGGTGATCAAGCAGGTCACTGGCGAGGATGTGACGGCGGAGCAACTGGGCGGCCCCGAGGCACAGATGGCGTATTCGGGTGTGGTTCACTTTGTGGCGGAGGATGATGAGCACGCGGTGGCGATCTGCAAGGACCTGCTGAGCTATCTGCCGTCGAACAATGTTGAGGATGCGCCTGAGGCACCGACCGCGGAGAGTCTGGGTCTCGATGAGTCGCTAAACGATTTGATCCCGGACAACTCGAAACAGGCGTATGACATGCATGAGGTGATCAAGCGTGTTGTCGATGGCGGGAAATATCTGGAGATTCAGGCGACGTATGCTCAGAACATCATTATCTGCTTTGCGCGGATCAATGGCCGGTCGGTGGGTATTATTGCCAATCAGCCGAAGGTAAAGGCGGGGTGTCTGGACATTGATGCGTCGGACAAGAGTTCGCGGTTCATCCGGTTTTGCAATGCGTTTAATATCCCGCTGGTGACGCTGGTGGATGTTCCTGGGTTTATGCCGGGTGTGGAGCAGGAGTATGGTGGGATCATTCGTCACGGGGCGAAGATGTTGTTTGTGTATTCGGCGGCGACGGTGCCGAAGATCGCTGTGATCCTGCGAAAGGCTTATGGGGGGGCGTATCTGGCGATGAGCGGGAAGGATTTGGGGACGGATCGTTGTGCGGCGTGGCCGACAGCCGAGATCGCGGTGATGGGTGCTGAGGGTGCGGCGGGTGTGGTCTTTCGGCGTGAGATTGACGCGGCGGATGATCCGGCTGCGAAGCGGGCGGAGCTGATTGAGCGGTATCGAGAGACGTTCTCGACGCCTTATGTGGCGGGTGGTCGCCGGATGGTGGACGAGGTGATTGAGCCGGCGGCAACGCGTCGTTATCTGGCGATGGCGTTAGACTCGCTGGTGACCAAGCGTGAACTGCGTCCTGAGAAGAAGCACGGGCTGATTCCTCTTTAA
- a CDS encoding ABC transporter permease: protein MIRLILMRLLQIPLILAIIFLVTFVLAWVVPGNPLERPEGQRPPPEVQEAMARQYNLHSPTAFLTSYVKNVTVGSEQYGWPDFGPSLRYTDQRVSSIIGQALPVSAGLGLAALAVALFLGTTAGVVGALKPGTWVDSASLAVALIGVSLPNFVTGSILLIAFAGLLDWFPVGGWGRPEHVVLPAIALGFFPAAYVARLVRLGLADVMSSDFVRTARAKGLSHMGALFKHALKVAYLPVLSFMGPAAASVMTGSFVIEKVFAIPGMGDYFVNAVLNKDQFLILGVVLTYSTMLVLFNLMVDVAYAWVDPRIEL from the coding sequence ATGATTCGACTGATCCTGATGCGGCTGCTGCAGATCCCGTTGATCCTCGCGATCATCTTTCTGGTGACGTTTGTGTTGGCGTGGGTGGTGCCGGGGAATCCGTTGGAGCGGCCGGAGGGTCAGCGGCCTCCGCCTGAGGTTCAGGAGGCGATGGCTCGGCAGTACAACCTGCATAGCCCGACGGCGTTTTTGACGAGTTACGTGAAGAACGTGACGGTGGGGAGTGAGCAGTATGGGTGGCCCGATTTCGGGCCGTCGCTGCGGTACACGGATCAGCGGGTGTCGTCGATTATTGGTCAGGCGCTGCCGGTGAGTGCCGGGTTGGGTTTGGCGGCGTTGGCGGTGGCGTTGTTTCTGGGGACGACGGCGGGTGTGGTGGGAGCGCTCAAGCCGGGGACATGGGTGGACTCGGCGAGTCTGGCGGTGGCGCTAATTGGGGTGAGTCTGCCGAACTTTGTGACCGGGTCGATTCTGTTGATCGCGTTTGCGGGGTTGCTCGACTGGTTTCCGGTGGGGGGGTGGGGGCGGCCGGAGCATGTGGTGCTGCCGGCGATTGCGCTGGGATTTTTCCCGGCTGCGTATGTGGCACGGCTGGTGCGGCTTGGGCTGGCGGATGTGATGAGCAGCGATTTTGTGCGGACGGCACGGGCCAAGGGGCTGAGTCATATGGGGGCTCTGTTCAAGCACGCGTTGAAGGTGGCGTATTTGCCGGTGCTGAGTTTCATGGGTCCTGCGGCGGCGTCGGTGATGACGGGGTCGTTTGTGATCGAGAAGGTATTCGCGATTCCGGGGATGGGGGACTACTTCGTGAACGCTGTTCTGAATAAGGATCAGTTTTTGATTCTGGGGGTGGTTTTGACGTATTCGACGATGCTGGTGCTGTTTAATCTGATGGTGGACGTGGCTTATGCGTGGGTGGACCCACGGATTGAGTTGTAG
- a CDS encoding biotin/lipoyl-containing protein: MMKLRITVDGKAYDVDVEVLEDGGGALPASAPAPAVAAGRPTTAPMAPKPSAAKPAAALSGGGGGADVPSPIAGNVLDVKVKAGDTVAQNDVLLVLEAMKMETNVSSPRAGTVAEVRVKSGDAVTSGQVLVTFA, from the coding sequence ATGATGAAACTGCGTATCACGGTCGATGGGAAAGCGTACGACGTGGATGTCGAGGTGCTGGAGGATGGTGGCGGGGCGTTACCTGCTTCGGCTCCTGCGCCAGCGGTTGCGGCTGGGCGTCCGACGACGGCCCCTATGGCACCGAAGCCGAGCGCAGCGAAACCTGCTGCTGCACTTTCTGGGGGTGGTGGCGGGGCGGATGTTCCGAGTCCGATTGCGGGGAACGTACTGGACGTGAAGGTCAAGGCCGGTGACACGGTGGCACAGAATGATGTGCTGCTGGTGCTGGAGGCGATGAAGATGGAGACAAATGTCTCGTCGCCACGGGCTGGTACGGTGGCGGAGGTGCGTGTGAAGTCCGGTGATGCGGTGACCTCGGGCCAGGTGCTTGTGACCTTTGCGTAG